The proteins below are encoded in one region of Holophagaceae bacterium:
- a CDS encoding ribonuclease — translation MLRRALKLLRRAVPCAMATLFALAFTAAPALRADCRPKRVAPSAIPAQAWSTLAYVRAHRTAPPGFQGGRYFGNYGRDGETKLPVEANGRRISYQEWDVRPKRERQSRGPERIVTGDDNRAWYTADHYCTFTEMK, via the coding sequence ATGCTCAGGCGAGCCCTCAAACTTCTGCGTCGCGCCGTGCCCTGCGCGATGGCAACGCTGTTCGCCCTTGCCTTCACGGCTGCGCCGGCGCTGCGCGCGGACTGCCGCCCCAAGCGCGTGGCGCCCTCGGCCATTCCGGCCCAGGCCTGGAGCACGCTGGCCTACGTGCGCGCCCATCGCACGGCCCCGCCCGGATTCCAGGGCGGGCGCTATTTCGGCAACTATGGGCGCGATGGCGAAACGAAGCTGCCGGTGGAGGCCAACGGACGGCGCATCTCGTACCAGGAATGGGATGTGCGCCCGAAGCGGGAGCGCCAGAGCCGCGGCCCCGAGCGCATCGTCACAGGGGACGATAACCGCGCCTGGTACACCGCGGACCACTACTGCACATTCACCGAAATGAAGTGA
- a CDS encoding barstar family protein — translation MNWEFLLETDEPHVHVVAGSAERLCAAVMGMEDLRQQGLETRWLRASKMRTPSALFDEFAAALQFPPYFGENWDALDECLNDLEWLEGSGAALFILDADQLLQDAPPEDGRVLFEILQEAESNLPFHIVMQTQDTTTVLEGLLALGVESRLLQPLE, via the coding sequence ATGAATTGGGAATTCCTGCTGGAGACCGATGAGCCCCACGTCCACGTGGTCGCCGGGAGCGCTGAACGCTTGTGCGCGGCGGTCATGGGCATGGAAGACCTGCGCCAGCAGGGCCTCGAAACCCGTTGGCTGCGGGCCTCCAAGATGCGCACGCCCAGCGCCCTGTTCGACGAATTCGCTGCCGCGCTGCAGTTTCCTCCCTACTTCGGCGAGAACTGGGATGCCCTGGACGAATGCCTGAACGATCTCGAATGGCTCGAGGGCAGTGGCGCCGCCCTCTTCATCCTGGACGCGGATCAGCTCCTCCAGGACGCGCCGCCGGAGGATGGCCGCGTCCTTTTCGAGATCCTGCAGGAGGCCGAATCGAACCTGCCCTTCCACATCGTGATGCAGACCCAGGACACCACCACGGTCCTGGAAGGCCTCCTGGCCCTGGGCGTGGAATCGAGGCTGCTGCAACCGCTGGAGTGA
- a CDS encoding nuclear transport factor 2 family protein, with protein sequence MTTNPHADLITRFYTAFAARDAETMAACYHPDCMFMDPVFGRLNHDEVCAMWRMLNGRSKDLAVTFDKVEADDGSGSAHWEAVYTFTKTGRKVHNRIDAQFGFLDGLILAHRDRFNFYAWTRQALGIPGVVLGWSPLIQNKVRREARKSLDAFMERQS encoded by the coding sequence ATGACCACCAATCCCCACGCTGACCTCATCACCCGCTTCTACACTGCCTTCGCCGCCAGGGATGCAGAGACGATGGCGGCCTGCTACCACCCGGACTGCATGTTCATGGATCCAGTCTTCGGACGGCTGAACCACGACGAGGTCTGCGCCATGTGGCGGATGCTGAACGGCCGCAGCAAGGACCTGGCGGTCACCTTCGACAAGGTGGAGGCCGACGACGGTTCCGGCAGCGCCCATTGGGAGGCCGTATACACCTTCACCAAGACCGGGCGCAAAGTTCACAACAGGATCGACGCGCAGTTCGGGTTCCTGGATGGCCTGATCCTGGCCCACCGCGACCGCTTCAATTTCTATGCCTGGACCCGGCAGGCCCTGGGCATCCCAGGTGTGGTGCTGGGCTGGTCGCCGCTCATCCAGAACAAGGTCCGCCGGGAAGCGCGCAAATCGCTGGACGCCTTCATGGAACGGCAGAGCTGA